One Gossypium hirsutum isolate 1008001.06 chromosome A08, Gossypium_hirsutum_v2.1, whole genome shotgun sequence genomic window, acaaatcaaagtttatgtttataattatacattaaactatagttcatgtataatttaaaaattgttcCTTTTATTAAGTGACtagtattattattttgatgccttctttattttttcaaacttttacatatttttaaaataaaagaacaaaaattaacatattaaaaaattaaacacatgtttaataattttataaacaaattttGCTATCACTCCACTGATAATAATTCTtaacttaactttaaaaaaaatagcttttaacataaaatatttttgtcCGTTAAATTTATGCATGtatattatcttattttaataataaaactattgaTTGGGTTAAtgtctctatatttttatataattttaaaataaaaattaaaattaacatgtaATGAGATTAAACCtgtgtttaataaaattataaacaatttattattattatactattaATAATTTAACAACTACTCGAGATTGATAAAAATGATAaaccattaaaaaatattattgaataaAGTCTTTCTGcgctgctttttttttttaataatctttctGGTAAAGCTTTAAAAAAGAAGCTCAATAAATTTTCTCAATTTGAATTTCTTCCATATTccaaattaaactaaaagaaGATTCataacaaaatacaaaaattttataaacacCCAAATATTTTTTCCTGAATTAACCGGAAGGAGATGAAATAAAAATCCTAACATGATCCAGAAAACTGAGATCTTGAGGCCTATCTTTCCTTTTCACATACCCTTTGGCTTCTTTCTCTGAATAAATCCCAAACCCTTTCCTCCCGTTCTTCATCCACATCTCCTTCTCGAAGCTCTTGTGCGCGTAATACGCCTCCGCCGCGCACGTTATTCCCCCCGCGGCCGCGCGGGTTAACACCGCCTGATCTTCCTCGTTTTCTTTGTTATTCCCGCTTTCGTTCCCGTAGCCAGCGGGAATCAGCAGGATCGGCAGCCGCTCGTAATGACCGCGACTCGTGCCTTCCAACTCATCGACGCGGGCGAGTCCCCGTGACGACACGGCGTACAACTCGCCCGTGACTCGGTGTCCTGAACCGGGCAGGTTGAGGAGGAAAGGGACGCGGTAAGGCCCGCAAACGAGAGGGTATTTCTCCACCGTTTGGTAACTGCCTTTGAACACGGCATCTCCGGTTCGCATCAGATCTTGAAGAAGAACGTGATTGGAGAACCCTCGTTTCAAGGTTCCGTACGTGAATATAAGGCTCGTACAGCTACTGTTTTCGgataccatctttcttttttctttttaacgaGTAGCTGTGGTGATTGGCCTATGAGAAAGTGAGGGAAAactgaaggaaaaaaaaaagagaaagaaaaaaaaatgatttgcTGATGCTTATATAATTAAACCGTGTATGGATATGGAGTTCTATTTATAGGAGGATTCCACTTTTGGTTGGTTGGtaattttaactataaaaaattctGTCATTGAAATTTACTGACGGCAAATCAGAGGAAAAGCATATGGTAAAATCTATACAGTTAAAATATGTTTAGTATTATGAATATTAAGTCAACAATCACATCCATTaatatcaatataaatttaaataaactttaaattataataatcattaaaattatatctctactttatttatacttcttatatttataaataaaaattttaaaaaagctttataaatattttgattaattaaaaaaaatacgctctctctttcctctctcattctctttgttctttacttactatctatttattttacaacacttaaagaatttatttcatctatttatatttttaaaaatttaatccatttattttttttattttagagtgTAAGTCCAACTGTAGATATTGtcacaataataaatttaatcaaaaaaattaataatattaacaattagatctaaaatttaaaatctaaaaaatatattaattaaatttctaaaagtataaatacatgaactaaattcttaatttttgaaaaatgcaAACACTATAGACGCACTTTAATCAACTTATTTTGCtgacaaatattttattttattttatgaccCTCACGATATTTGtgaaaaaacttaaatatatttattaaaacagttttgaaattttattaaaaacatattataaaataaataaatattaaaataatggaATTTTGtcagatatttttataattttttgaattttataattttataatattttttaattactttaaaaatatttaaataaaaaatttactttattttttgttttctccCACATGTTGCTCTATATCATAACTTAGTGCATCATTTTTTACTTCATTTGCATCACCTTCAATTAATCAAAATCGTTACTCCTTCCTTAGTGTCTTCACCTACTGAGCTCATTATTGCTCGAACCACTCTTTTAGCAACTACCATCATTCTTCAAACTCCTTTTATTACCGAAACCAAGATTTCAAGTAGAGTTTTTTGTGAGTCGGGCTATGGCCCATTTCTAAAAACTTCTCAAGTTTGGCACGAACAACCGACCCTAAAAAAAACCACattattgtttaaaataataaaatatcaaatatataatcttatattaatatttatatattttataattaaatttaaataaaaatatttaagttaaattcAAGTTGGATCACGTCAATCCAACTACAAAAAATCATTATCAAGCCTCGTTTAAATTGAGCTGAATAAGTTAAACCGACCAATAACTCAATCCACGGACAAGTGTAACTCTAAACctacaaaataacaaaaattttctaTAAGATTtcttataactttttataatttttaaaaaattaattatgtatAACTTATtctatattgtatatattttcttaaatatattttttttgtaatttctaacatttttataatatataaacaatatCTATGAAATTTAATcatatctatttttattattttctatatttttattatcttccttttttgtaatttttcataatatataataaatattacagTTTTCCTATATACTTTATAGtttgtaattttctaaatttgatgtaatattttaatattttttaactttaaataattgaaaataatttaattccttgcaatataattaaaaatattaatccgTCCACATCAACATTTTCCCACGTCAAACGCTCCATCATCATTTTTCTATGCCAGTTATTATTCATGAACGAACTATTAGGAGCTTTAatagaaaattatattttagggACTCAATTGATTACTAAATATCAATGAGGGACACAATTCATTGTAATTTTCGACTAAAAGCTCAattggttttataattattttatgagaaCTTTGTTGATATTTAAgctttaatattttaacaatctaacTTTCACATTTCATATCCCATTTAtgtagattatgcatgttaagtacggttgaaatttttaaaatatatatttatttttcatctaaaaaaaaaatctttcaacCATCCCATGTATATAAACATagataaaattttagatcaatataATAAAgatactaaattaatttaaatttttatatgcatAACAATTACAAGTACATTGATAAATTCATTGGTTgaattgttaaaaatattaatagtacaaaaagttttgaaaattgTATAAGCTTCAAATGTGCtccaagtccctatactttttgtacatttaaaatttagtcccattattttttggatttaaatATCGGGGTCTAATTGTTAATACctttaaaattattctattaaatttgttgatgtaacattttaaataaaagaatttcatttGTCAAAATAGTGGCAAGAAAAAAGACGTTTGTAAtagacttgaatttaacaaaaaaatataacaattccggtaattaaatttgtattcttaaatttgaagaataaactaaCTAAATTCTTCAAAATCAAAGTAgaacaactaaattttaaatgtgtaaaaatatTTCCTCCTCATATGAACAAAGAAAAATACAATAAACAAAGGTGGCATGCTTAACTATATGTTTGGCACCTCatcaaatttaataataacaacaaacTTTTAAcggttttgtaaatttttatattcctatattttaattatttaatttaaatattatatttagaatattttaaatcatatataatttcaaataatttatacaTACAATAATTTTATGCAAGTCACCAACTCGGTTAGAAATTTTATGGAAATGcccttttataattaaaataagttatatttttcGTAggtaatttagttttttattaaaagatacgTATATGATGAGATTTGAATCTATAGTAATTGAATTAGTAAAACCTTAATTTACTACTCATTATTCaactaaagctttattttaatatattttatagatttttattttaatttgcagAACCTATTTATACTTGCTATTAATAAAGTCTCTAATTGAGTTGATATCACGAGTCAACTGGGTACCAACTCAATTAAGAAATTACGCTAATATGcttctataattaaaataaataatattattaaagggtgctttaatattttcactttaagaaaaaaaatgcatataataGGATTCAAATCCTCACAAATTacattattaaaacatttaatttactaCTTAACTAAAActgtattttactattttttacattttaattttattatgtacacTTTATTACCTCCATTAGTTGCATATTTATACGTATTGTTATTTAAGTTGCTAATCGAGTTGGTATCACCAGTCAATGTGTACCAACTCAGCTAcggaaattatgaaaatgtgcttccataattaaaataaattatattagtcaatggcattttaatatttttattttaacaaaaaccaataaaaatatgcatatagtcTGATTTGAACTCACaacaattttatttgtaaaatcttaaaatttccaCTCAACCAAGATtcatcttaatatatatatacatttttatttttaatatatccaATTTATTATATCTATTATTTGTATATCTATACTTCTAATAGAATCTCTGATTGGGTTGGTGTAACAAGACAATTGAGCATCAATTCGGTTAGTAGAATTACAAAAAAAtgttatttcatatttaaaaaaaattatattattcaaaGGTATTTTAGTCCTTTTCAAAACTCGATAAAATTTTTGCACATGGTTGGATTTGAGCTCGTGTTATTTACAGCAATAAAAATCCACTTTACCCCTAAATCAAAGCTTTATTGTAAATACGAAAggacttttttctaatttttctaattgacttggttcttttattttattatttattgtatgttaatttcaaatacaaatttatgtttaaaaatacgTAATTTTCACGTACATACGTGCATAATAGAATTTCTAGTATTATTTATAAAGCTCTTTATTTAGTTAGTGTCACTCATCAATCCGGTTCTAATTCAACTAGAGGAATTACTTTATTgtcccttcacatttaaaataaattatattatttgagggatctttaatctttttattaaaaaaaacactaaaaatatgcATCTAATGATATTTAAACTCATGCCAAATAGATTAGTAAAACCTTAAACTTATCacttaactaaatttttattttaatatgcacaaattattattaataatgttattaattgagTTGGTATGACAAGTCATCTTGATATTAACTCAcaattaatgataaaattatgataaattattgtagtctatttaatattatttatctaattatttatttgtttcaattttattttactcagaattaattttttttgaattttaatatgaTGAATATtccatgtgttattataattaattaattttaaatattatattttattatttattatatattatttttaagcaAGAAATGGGATTTCTATAAggcaaacttttcaaaaataaattttttttcgtaTATCTATGTTTTCTTTAAAGACAGATATTTTCTGAGACCTTTAATGGATATTTACGTAAGATCGTAACGTTAATTGCTACCACCAACCGGCGACCGATAAAGCCGCCGCAAAGGCAAATAAGAACTTTGCTATTACACCAAAACTGAAACAGAACGAAACGTTCCTTTTAACAAAAGCTTAGTTTCCAACTTTTTAATTCTAAGGGATTTCTCACTTTCATCAAATTTCCTTTTCAGGTAAcacttaaaaatcatttaattctttttatatcTATTGTTCCTTGTCAGTATAATCCAAATCCTtatctctcttttttatttttttagatttgttTGTGACTCATAATTCATTAGTTTCATGTGTAGATTTATCTGCTttttcatatcaaattttgatttagatTTATGTTCTGGGAAACGATTGGAACAATGGGTTCTCTTTGTTTTTGTGCTTAGTTGATCAGATCCTGTGTTTTTCTCCTTTGATTGTTTGCATTGGAAGCGGTATGACAAaaacaatagaaaaataaattatttgccTTCGAAATTATTAAGAACAGTTTATTTAGGTTAGGTTCATCCGGTTTTTTATGGGTTTTAGTCAGATTTTAATTGTACATAAATTTTGTTCCATTCTTTGTAGTCTGCAAATTGTTGGGTTTTAGAATTTCTGTTTAAATTTGTGTTATTAGATGGAAAAATTTGATCTTTTCTTTGCTGCAGAAATCCTAGGGTTCTGTTGTTGAAGTAAATGATATCTGGTTTACAATGGATGAGTTACCAGAGAACTTGGTTTGGGAAATTTTAGGCAGGATTAGGAAAACCGGGGACCGAAACTCAGTTTCGTTAGCGTGTAAACGTCTTTATGAACTTGATAACGAACAGAGAATTTCTCTTCGAGTTGGGTGCGGGTTAGATCCTGCGAATGAAGCTTTGGCTTCCCTCTGCAATAGGTTTCCCAACTTAACAAGAGTAGAAGTCACATACTCCGGTTGGATGTCCAAACTCGGCAAACAAATGGATGACCAGGGGCTCTCGATTCTTTCTGGTTACTGCCCGTTACTGAGTGATCTCACTCTAAGTTATTGCACATTTATAACTGATATGGGCCTTCGTTACTTGTCTTCTTGCTCCAAGCTTTCGGCATTGAAGCTGAACTTCACCCCGAGAATTACCGGGTGTGGCATACTATCCCTTGTTGTAGGCTGCAGAAGCCTCACGATTCTCCACCTTATCCGCTGCTTGAATGTTAACAGTGTTGAGTGGTTAGAATATCTTGGCAAGCTTGAAACACTCAAAGATCTGTCTATTAAAAATTGTAGAGCAATCGGGGAAGGTGATTTGATAAAGCTAGGACCGAGTTGGCGAAAGCTAAAACGGTTGCAATTCGAGGTGGATGCTAATTACCGTTATATGAAAGTTTATGATCGGTTGGCTGTAGATCGATGGCAAAGACAGTGGATTCCATGTGAAAATATGCAGGAGCTTAGCTTGGTCAATTGCATCATCAGCCCTGGAAGAGGGCTGGCTTGTGTATTAGGGAAGTGCAGGAACTTGGAGAAAATTCACTTGGACATGTGCGTTGGAGTACGAGACTCTGATATTGTAAGCTTAGCACAAAAATCTAGTAATCTTCGGTCAATATCCCTCCGAGTTCCTTCTGATTTCTCACTGCCTTTACTGATGAACAATCCATTGAGATTAACGGACGAGAGTCTAAAAGCCATTGCTCAAAACTGTTTGATGCTTGAAACACTGAGGATATCTTTCTCTGATGGAGAGTTCCCTTCGTTTTCATCGTTCACGTTAAATGGAATCCTTAGTGTGATCCAAAATTGCCCTGTCCGGGAACTCGCACTGGACCATGTCTATTCCTTTACTGATGTTGGGATGGAAGCTTTATGCATGGCTCAGCATTTAGAAACCCTGGAGCTCATGAGATGCCAAGAAATAAGCGATGAAGGGTTGCAGCTCGTAAGCCAGTTTCCTCGTCTGCATGTTTTGCGGCTGAGCAAATGTTTGGGGATTACAAATGGCGGGTTCAGAACTCTCATCGGTTCATACAAACTCGACTTGTTGGCcgttgaggattgtcctcaaattTCAGAAAGAGCAATCTTTGGTGCGGCTAGATCAATATCATTCCGGCAAGATTTATCGTGGATGAATTGAAACATCTTTTACAGGTTTGAGTCAATGATTATGTGGGGGTTTTCTTTTGATTGTTTGTATCCTTTCTAATTTCAATGAACATTCACAGATGTTGTTGCATCAGCTTTACATGTAACAGTTGATAATAACAATGTAACTTGTATATGCCAAATTGTATTATTGATTGTTGAAAATGCTATCCTAATTTATCTTCTGTGATCTATATCCATGTAACAGGTTGAGTTTAAGATGAGTACAACAATGGCTGCCCccattctttttatttgtttattttattttaatttttaaagaatgaATCTGTAGTTGTCCCTCCATCTCTCTAATATTTACCAGACGTGAGTTTGGTTGAgtttgattagattttttttttataataatttagttcaattttcgatttttttatattattcggtaaaattcttaaagtttttcgtaaatattttttaaaaattaatttttcaaagtaaataaaaataattaacaaaaaacgattttttcataaaaattatcaataaaatttgactTAAGGATGCTTTGCTgctatttaatgtttaatataaatttatacaattttaagaatatgattatatgtttgtttttaaccaaaaatataattatatgttaaaattatagTACACTGTTTTCTTTTGTAATTGGTACAATAAATAATTTGTCTCGTCCTTCTAGTATATGAAAATATAGTTCTCGTGGCATTATTTAGTTAgctgaatttttttaatgaaggattattttaattaccaaatctagccaaaaaaaaaaagatcgctaaataagaaaataagtatattttacGAGTATCATGAAATAATCCTTTTCATAATGAAGCTAAGTGCAAATAATCCTTTTTATAACGAAGCTAAGTGCAAATTTATTATAGGTAATATTGAAATTTAccaatatatatttgtttttattgatatttattattatattttaaaaatatttagaaatttatcATTAGAAATTTACCATTGACTCTTATATGGTTAAATTTTACTActaagttttcaattttattacattttaccagtaattttgatttttttaaaattgaattttaccactcaatattaatttagataatttaaaaatagaatataataagaaaaattattttcaatattatgttttaataaataaaaataatttaacatataaaaaataataaattaataaattaaattagaatttctatttaatgaaataaaaacttgaaaaaataaatatatatatcaaaagaaaaataagtttatttttataaaataaccatttttatttaatattaattaacttattatttttaaaggttaatttaaaaaatataaaatatttttattaaatattatctttaaattaaataaaaatataactttaatcaACCAAatttaatatagtattaaaattatAGTGATAAATTATCTTTAGATGACAATGATAATAGTAAATACCAATCAAAGTGTAAGGACAAATTTCAATTTACACCTAAAATATAGTGACAAAAACATTAATCACTCTAAAGAAAGTCCAGATAGCCACGCGTCGAGCTTATAAAGCAAAACCAGCGAGAAGGAAGCCTACTCACGGGAGCACCAGATCCACCCTCTTCAATCAAAATCCTCTTTACGGACCTGGCCAGAAGAACAGGGCCACACcagattaaagaagaaaaaaacaaaaaatcttATAAACAATCCGACACCGTTTCCGATCTTATTagtatttttgtattattatctaaattatcgTCCACTTTTTCTCGAGTTTCCTCCAAATTTCCTTTCCATCCAAACAACAGGCTCTCTTTCCCGTCTCTGCATTTacgttctattttttttttagatttatttttttaaaaaaaactaaaggtGATTGAGATAATTTTttctcctaattattttttttcttttaaattgttttaatgttCACGTAATCTGAAAAGTTCAACTTGCTTTTTCTCTGATTCAATTATTTTGTACTctcctgttttttttttttagatttattttaatttatgcaattttaactGAGAAGTGAATTGAAGTATACGTTAGATTAATCAGATTGGATCTGTTAATTTGGTTCTTCAGATTTGAGATTATAGGTTTTTGTTGTGTTTAGTTAAAATCGGAGttcgattttaaatttattaaattagttatttactctctttttttatgTGAAATTCTGTAGGGATTTGAGTTCGTCTGGATTTGAAGTACTTTCTTGAGCATATATGGACCGTGCTGAACTATCCACTGAACAGGTTGGTGATCTATCACTACATTAGCTTTATTTGTTATGATTTTATAGAAAAAAGTGAAAATTTCATTTGCGATTAAGTTGCGATTTCTCTTTAGCTTTAGAATCATTTGATCATTGTTGTTGTTCTTTCTTTTTGGCTTTGGAAGCAAAATGGAAGTGCGATCGGCTATAAAAGCTaatgataaatttgaaaaattcatcaataaATTTGTAAAGAAACATATTTCCTGCATGAATCAGGCATTACATTTTCGTCTGTTGCGGTAGATTTGGTGGAATTCCATGGATGATAATTTTCATTTTCAGTTACTGACTGCGAAAACCAGTCTATTATACTTGAATAtgtgttttatattttgaaaccCTGAAAAGCATGGATCTTATAAAAAAATAGGTTAGGCGTTCTCCTAATGTTCTATTTTGATGGGATACAGAGGTTTTAGGACTCTTTTAAATTCTTCAAATTGTTTGTTTGTATATTTGATAGGAAATCTCTGTTTCAAACAATTCTATTCTTAAGCCGTATTCGAAGATATAGTGACGGTGACATGTTAATGGTGATTCCGTTTTGATGTCTTTTTCTCCTTTGAAGGTTCTGAAGAGGGACATCCCATGGGAAACATACATGACAACTAAGCTGATTTCAGGAACAGGCTTGCAGCTGTTAAGGCGTTATGATAATAGAGCTGAAAGTGTCAGGGCACAGTTGTTGGATGATGTAATGTTTTATAGCTCTTCTTAACATACGAGCTGTATATTATTTTGTTGATATGTTCTTTTTTCCCCCTCCAATTGATTCACTAGTTATATTAATTTCTCTTCCACAGTAAATTGAATCACATTTCTTAAAGGAAAATCTTATAGAAACAAGGATAGTCTTTGGAGTGATATTGATTGGTAAAATGACTGTGACAGGATGGTCCAGCCTATGTTCAAGTGTTTGTTAACATCTTACGGGATATCTTTAAAGAAGAAACAGTGGAATATGTTCTGGCTTTAATTGATGAAATGCTTACAGGTATTTGAACTTTGAAGAATATTGATCTTTTGACAATTGCATTCATCATAAACAAATTTACTTAATGATATTTTCTATTGCAGCCAATCCGAAACGAGCCAGACTATTTCATGACAAGTCTCTTGCTAATGAAGATACTTATGAACCTTTCCTAAGTTAAGTTTTTACCAAAGATTGCTTTCATTGTCAATTTGTGCCTTTTTTTTGGGTGTTAGTGCGAGTGGATAAGTAAGGTGGCTGATACTCTTTGATTTTTCAACTACATATTCTTTAATCTTTCAGTTATGACCAGTGGTACCCTAAAATAGTCTATAGTGTCTGCTTGATGACTGCTACACAGTTAGAATTACCTTTCTAAAtgttatatctatatatattggCTTCACTTCTCCTTTATTGCATTATTTTAACTCTAAACTGAGCTGGTTCCTCTGCACTGACTCTGCTTACTGAAGAAACTGTCTTTTATTGTTAGTGATGGCTATTGACTTTTTAGGAATTTTTCATTGAAAAGTGGGTGCTGGCCCCTTCAAGTTAATATAGTTTTCTCTTCTCTAGCATTCTCTTGCTTGAAATCCGAGTTAATTTGGTAGGATTTATCTCCATCTGCATAATGAACATGTACAAGCATCTGGAGTCTTGATATCTTGCACATAACAGACTCTTAAGCGATTGTTCGTTGTAAGTTGTCTCACTAGTTGTAAAATAAATAGTTGCATGTTTTGCTAGTATATTTGATATTATGCTGAAAATATGCACGTATGCAACAGGTTGTGATCTTAGCTCAAAGGTTCTAGTTACTATGTGGTTAGCAGACATGGTATTTATGAGGAGCTTCTGCTTTTTGCTGCTAGGTTCAAGAGTTTTTAGATGGAAATAATTTGTATCTTGTAGGTCACCAAGCATGAGTTTATATATGGCTGTCAGTGTCATATATTCTTTTTTAATCTATATTCTGCTCTCATCTGTGTTACCTTATATATTTGGAAGAATAGAAATGTCTCTCGTTAAATTTGAAAATGTTCATCCATGTACACTTGATTTCCTATCTTGTACTAAATTAACTGAACTAAAACTATCCAAAATTTGGTCTACTTTCAGGTTGCTGTGGAAAGGCAACTGGTTCATACAAGAAAAGAGCTGCAAGATACTGGCCTTGATAGTAAGGTACAAAATATGTAATCCATATAAGCAATGAAGTTGGCATTGTGTCTTGCATCCATTATCTAATGATTCTTTACATTCTTTCTTCTATTAATTTATAGTGCAAGGCCAAAAACCCAGGATGGCGTTGTTGCAAATGGAGAAAATTCAAAGAAGAAGGGCACTACCATTAATGATGTACTAAAGGAATTGGTTGAATGGCTGTGCACACAGGTTAGCATACTGCTTTGCATTCTCCCTATGATTTTAGATGCCTTCTGGAAGTTCCCATGTCCGTTTTGCAGTCTCTGGTTGTCTCATTCTCACTCATGGCCTTGTTGCAGCATGATTTCTTGTGAAGAAGATTCTATTTTTGTTGACTTGGATTACAGTTGTCCTTACTTCTTGATGCTTAATGTCTTCGCAGCTGAAGAAGCCTT contains:
- the LOC107940236 gene encoding putative gamma-glutamylcyclotransferase At3g02910, with the translated sequence MVSENSSCTSLIFTYGTLKRGFSNHVLLQDLMRTGDAVFKGSYQTVEKYPLVCGPYRVPFLLNLPGSGHRVTGELYAVSSRGLARVDELEGTSRGHYERLPILLIPAGYGNESGNNKENEEDQAVLTRAAAGGITCAAEAYYAHKSFEKEMWMKNGRKGFGIYSEKEAKGYVKRKDRPQDLSFLDHVRIFISSPSG
- the LOC107940262 gene encoding F-box/LRR-repeat protein 14 → MDELPENLVWEILGRIRKTGDRNSVSLACKRLYELDNEQRISLRVGCGLDPANEALASLCNRFPNLTRVEVTYSGWMSKLGKQMDDQGLSILSGYCPLLSDLTLSYCTFITDMGLRYLSSCSKLSALKLNFTPRITGCGILSLVVGCRSLTILHLIRCLNVNSVEWLEYLGKLETLKDLSIKNCRAIGEGDLIKLGPSWRKLKRLQFEVDANYRYMKVYDRLAVDRWQRQWIPCENMQELSLVNCIISPGRGLACVLGKCRNLEKIHLDMCVGVRDSDIVSLAQKSSNLRSISLRVPSDFSLPLLMNNPLRLTDESLKAIAQNCLMLETLRISFSDGEFPSFSSFTLNGILSVIQNCPVRELALDHVYSFTDVGMEALCMAQHLETLELMRCQEISDEGLQLVSQFPRLHVLRLSKCLGITNGGFRTLIGSYKLDLLAVEDCPQISERAIFGAARSISFRQDLSWMN